Part of the Helicobacter bilis genome is shown below.
GAAGCCCTAAGTCTAGCAAAAGAGACTTATGCGAAATTCTATACAAATTTAGAAGAGAACTTAAACTCACTCACACAAGGGCTTATCACTCAATTTAGCAATGTTATGCAGAAAAATGAGACTCTATTGCAAAGCTTTGATGATAAAATATCAAGTTTTAGCTCCACACTTGAAGGCTTTGAGGGCAGCACAAAAACAAGCTTTGAGAATCTTAACACGCATTTTAAAAATCTCTGTGTGCAATACATTAAACTTATGCAGGCAAGCATGCAAGCAAATATTAAGAATCAAAATCAAGCCACACAAGAATTGCATAAAGCGGTCCAAGCCATAGAAATAAATGTGAAAACTATCACAGCTTCAAGCGACACATTGCTTACAAAACAGAGAGAAACACTAGAAGCAGTGGTAACGCATTTTAAAACAAACACAGATGAGATAGTAAGACAAGGGGCATTAATCCATGAAAATTTAGGCACAAATCTTGAAGCCCTAGATTCTAAAATGGAGCAAATGACACAAAGCTTTGCGAACAATTATGAATGGTTTTTAAAGAAAGTTAAAGAAATTATGGGTGTTGCATAGCTAAGGGAAGCACATGGAAGAGAAGTCAAGCCATTGGATTACCATATCAGACATGATGTCTGGCATTATGATGATTTTTATGATGATTGCCATAGCCTTTATGGTAACTTTAGAGAATGAAAAAAAGCAGCTAGAAATACAAAATGAAAAAATGCGAGATTTAGCGGAGAATTATTCAAACCTGCAACAAGAACTCTATAAGGATTTAATGCAAGAGTTTGGCAAGGATTTAAAGAAATGGGACGCTTTCATAGATGAAGATACAACGATAAGATTCCAAAAGCAAGACATTTTATTTGATGTGGGACAAAAGAGGGTAAAAGAGAGATTCCAAAAGATATTAGATGATTTTTTCCCGCGTTATGTGCGTATTTTATATGGTGAAAAATACAGAGATTTTATAGAAGATATTAGAATCGAGGGGCATACCTCTAAAGACTGGGAAGGCGCACAATCACTAGAGAGAAGGTATTTAGGCAATGCGGAGTTAAGTCAAGAGAGAGCTTTTCAAGTGCTAAAATATTGCTTTTCACTACCTAGCATTAATGATAAGCAAGAATGGCTTATTAAACTTTTGCGTGCAAATGGGGTAAGCTTTGCAAAACCACTAGCAAGCGATGAGCTATCAAGAAGAGTTGAGTTTCAAGCAAGCTTTAAGGCAAACGAACAGATTCAAAAGATACTTCAGGCTGGACAAAATAAGAAAAAAGATACACAGAAAAAGGATAGGGTAAAAAGCTAGTTTTTGCTAAATTTCAAGTTTCTTTGCTTCTGTATTATTAGTTTTATTTAGATATTGATAACCTTTTGCTTATTCATAATACTTATCTTGGTTTTGCATATCCCTTGCTACCTATTTTTTTGCAATTTATGTTGACTCATATATGACACATTTAAATTAAAACAAACATATTCTGTCTTTAATGATTGTCAAAATGTGATAAAACTTTAAAATACACTCTGCATTTTACATAAATATAGGAGTTTATTTTCTGACATACTCTATGCAGACTATGAGCTAGAAAAATTTAGGTTTAAGATCCAAATATTGATTTTAGGGTATAAGGTGAAACATATATACAGGCTATTTAGAATCTAAAAATCTGCATACACCATTACCCAAATCAAAAGATTCTAACCCCTTGATACCAGCTATATTTTTACAATATGCACCACAACTAGTACATGGAAACCCTACATTATAAATCTCTTTCATATCATAACCTTATAGAGTAATCAACGCTCTACCTTGAGTAGCGAGATAATACGGCTTTAATTCATTCTCCATAGATTAATGCGTGGTTTTTGTAAGATTAAAAACTTTTATCATATCTTCAATTATTCTTTTTTCTTCTGGGTGGATTATTATCCACATGCACGACATACCCTGCAAATACTAATGCCATAGATTCCAATAATATAATGCGGTTGGCTTTGTGGCTTTGCTATTTTTATAACTTTTATCATAGCTAATATCAATAAGTCGCAATCACTGCTTTTGTGTATCAAAAAAAGTCATTGTTACTCCATGCAAGATTGATGTGCTATTTCCAAAAATACCACTTTTTCGTCTTTTTCAAGTAGATTTAAAAGCATGCTAAACTCATAAAAAATAATCTGTCAAAAATAAGTCTTGTAGATTAGTTAAGCTACATGCAACTTTAACATAAGGCAGAGAACGACTTGATAAGATTATGTAAAATATTATGAGACACTGCACTATGCACTAAATGGAGTTGCAACCGAATCTTCGCACTACAAAACAATATTATTAGTTTATGCCATAACTATTGGTGCATGTAAGAAATGAAAGGGAACATAAATACAGAATATACAAAGAGTATTTGAGATATGCAAAGCTACAGCCTAGAATCTAGAGAGAAACTAAGGGAAAAACACCTTGCTGTGGTTGCGAAACCAAAATCTCAAATATATAAGAAGTTAGCTAAAAATTATCTCAAGGTCCATTACAGACGAGATTCATAGCGTCTTAACATATAAAGTCGCTTTAACATTTTTTTCTTAGCGTTGATTTTGCGTTTTTTGCGTTGCTCTGTTGCAGATTCAAAGAATCTTCTTGAGCGGCATTCTGTTACGATAAGATTTCTATCAGCTTGTTTTTTGAATCTTCTGTATGCTTCATCAAAAGTTTCGACTTCTTTTACTTTAATTCCCGGCATGTTATCACCCACTTTCTTTTAAGATTAAAAAATTTGATTGTATCAAAAAATTATTAATAAATATAAATGTTTTTTGATTTTATGCTAAAAACGATTTATTTATGCAACTATTACACAATTATAAACTATTCACACACAATCAAATCATCTCTCTCTGGGCTTGTAGAGATAAAGCCTACTTTGCAATCTACAAAAGATTCTATAAAAGCGATATATTCCTTTGCTTCCTTAGGTAAGCTATCAAAGTCTCTTAATCCAGCAGTTTTATCCCAACCTTTAAAGCTTTTATAAATAGGCTTTACATCTAAGTCGTAAGGCACATAATCAATAACTTCGCCCTTGTATTCATAACCAACGCACACTTTCACTGATGAAAAGCCATCAAGCACATCGATTTTCATTAAGGCAAGTTTCGTGCAGCCATTAAGCCTTACAGCGTATTTAATCGCGACTAAATCAAGCCAACCACATCGTCTCTCTCTGCCCGTTGTCGTGCCAAACTCAAAGCCCTTTTCTCTTAATAACTTGCCTGTTTCATCGTGCAATTCCGTTGGAAAAGCACCATTGCCAACTCTTGTGCAATACGCCTTTGTGATACCTATCACTTCATCTATATCTCTTGTGTTTAAGCCTGTGCCAGAGAGACAACCTGCAATGCTTGTGTTTGAGCTTGTTACAAATGGGTATGTGCCATGGTCTATATCTAGCATACTGCCTTGTGCGCCTTCTAGCATAATTTTTTTATTCTGTTTGATGGAATCCCAAAGCAATTTTGTAGTATCTGTGATGAATGGAGCAAAGATTTTTGCATAGTCTAATAGCTCTTTTGCTAAAGATTCTAAATCTAAGTTAAGGTTTAAATGTGCTAAGTTTTCAAAATTTGCTTGCAGTTTTACTCGTAGTTTTTCTTCACAAAGCAAATCGCCTATTTGTATGCCATTCCTTGCGATTTTATCTGCATAAGTAGGTCCTATACCTTTACCCGTTGTGCCGATAGTCTTTGTGCGTTTATTCTCGCCTAAGTTATCAAGCATAACATGATAGGGCAGTATCACATGTGCTTTATGTGAGATAAAAAGTCTATTTTCTAAAAGCCTTATATTATCACTTGCTTGTGGATTTAATGCCTTATTTAGCTCTTTTAACTCTTGTAATAACGCATTTAAATCAATCACTACGCCATTGGCGATAATGTTTTTACATTGCGGATATAAGATACCACTTGGGACTAAATGCAGGGCGTATTTTACACCATTTACTACGATTGTATGCCCCGCATTATGTCCGCCTTGATACCTCACTACATAGTCATAATCTTTTGCGAATCTATCAACGACTTTACCTTTACCCTCATCACCCCATTGCACACCGACAACAACATCTGCCATTATATATCCTTTTTATTTTGCTTTAATAGATAATGCACTACATTATCTGTATAGATTCCAAAACCACAGCTTTTTACTTCATCAATGCAGGATATACCTCCAGATAGAAATGTGAAATTTTGAAGCACCATGCGGAAAAATAAATCATCATAATACTCAACCGGCACAGGCAAAAGCGGGGCGCATATAAGATTCTCATAGCTTGATGAACATAGCTCTAAAAGTCTCTCTATCTCAATGCGTAAGAAGCTAGGGCATATGACTAGAAATTCTTTCAAGCTTGCTACATCGTTGACCTGCAAAAGCTTTGCAAGGAAGCCAATACTTTGCAATCTCTCAATATTTAATGTCGCAAAGTCCTTATACTCTAACTCTGTATTCTCCGCACAAAGCTTTGCAATACTTGCATTTGTGATTTGTAAAAGCGGCTTAATACCTAGCTCTTTAAAGATACAGATACCAAGCTCTAGAATCTTTAGATATTCACTCTCATCAAGGCATTCTACCCCGATTTGATTATGCTCTATCGTAGGATAGCTAAACACAGGCTGGATATAAAACCACTTTTTCTGCGTAGTGCTACGACCAAGCCGCTTTGTAATAATCCGCACGACATCAATGGTGCTATCATTCCGCATTGCTATTTGATGATTTTTTTCACTGCTTAGCTGAATTACATCTCTGTTTAAAAAGCTTTTTTGGTGTTCTTGATAAACAAAAGTAGGGCTTACAATCTCTTCAAAACCATGCTTATAAAAAAGATTCACACTTAGATTCTCAACCTTTCTTTTAAGTGCTGCTGATAGCCCAAAATGAAGCTTACTGCCTTCTGGAATCTCATGCTCTAAAATCATATTTCGCCTTTTATCTTTAAGCAAACTCGCAATTACAAAGCCTTAATTATAGCTAATACTTGATAAACAACGCCATTTTTTAGAATCTAAAATTATGCCCTAAACCCCCATGGTCTATCTGGATTTAACATGAGATATAGATTTCTATGTCTCATGTTAAATCCATTCAAATAGCACAAAAACTTCAACTAAAGTAAAACTATAAAATACACACATGCCCCAACATAAAGTTATATAAACCCATCATCATAGCCACATTTATATGAAAATTTATATTTAAGATTCCATGAAACCATCCACTCAGAGTTTCAATACACATAAAAATACCCATTTGAGATATATAATCTCACAAATCTTTTATGTCATAAGCGAAGTAACGAAAGATTCTAAAAAGCCCTTAAGATTATTCTCCACCTTCAAATAGCTCTGTTGAGAGATAACGCTCACCAGTGTCATTTAGCATTGTAAGAATGTTTGCATTTGGATATTTTTTCGCTAATATTTTTGCTGCATACACATTTGCCCCACTTGATATGCCTACAAGTAAGCCTTCTTTTGAAGCAATAGTTCTTGCCATACCAAATGCCTCTTCATTTGTTACTTGCAATATTTCATTGAAAATTTTTGTATCAAGGATTGAGGGCACAAATCCCGCACCAATGCCTTGAATCTTATGTGGAGCAGGCACACCACCACTTAGCACAGGGGAGCTTGCAGGTTCTACAGCTACAATATGTATATCTTTATACTTTTCTTTTAAAACACTGCCAATACCAGTTAGGCTACCACCAGTGCCAACACCTGCTACAAATATATCAATAGAAGTGTCTTTAAAAGATTCTAAAATCTCTTTTGCGGTTGTTTCCTTATGGATTGCTACATTTGCTTTATTGTCGAATTGATTAAGGCTTAAAGAGTTTTTATAAGTATTACGCAACTCTTCTGCACGCTCTAATGCGCCTTTCATGCCTTTTTCTGGTGCGGTTAGCTCTATCTTTGCACCAAGTGCTGCCATAACCTTTCTTCTCTCAATACTCATTGAGCTTGGCATAACAATGATTAGTCGCAGTCCAAGAGACGCACATACACCCGCTAAGCCAACGCCCGTATTTCCGCTTGTAGCTTCAACAATCGTAGTATTTTGCGTGATTGTCCCGTGTTTCATGCCATCAAAGATCATTGCCATAGCGATTCTATCTTTGATTGAACTATTAGGATTCATAAATTCGCATTTACCGAATATATTTGCCCCAAACTTTTGAGAAAGCTTATTCAACTTTATAACTGGTGTTTTGCCTATAAGTTCTGTTACATTTTGTGCTATCATGATAAAAACTCCACTTGTAGTGATATGCAACCACTAATTTCCCGATGTTATGTGCTAAGATTATAGCAACTTAAAGTTAATAATGTTTGCTTATGCAAGTATTAATTAAGTGTCAATTTAAGGAGACATCATGGGTATGGAAAATTTTGTGAAAGAATATGAAAACAATGTTGCAGAAAGAAGTAAGGAGGGTGTGCCACCACTAGCTTTAAATATCGCACAGACAAAGCAGGTAATTGAGATTCTAAAAGGTAGTGATGAGACTAACAAGGCTTTTTGTAAGGATTTACTTGCTAATCGCATTAATCCGGGCGTTGATGATTCAGCAAAGCTTAAGGCAGAGTTTTTAGGCAATATCGCAAATGGCACAGAAAAATGCAGCGTAATAAATAGTATAGAAGCTACAAAGCTACTTGGCACAATGCTTGGCGGATATAATGTCCCCTATCTTGTTAAGCTTATAGAATCTAGTGATAGTGCGGTTGCAAAAGAAGCAGCAAATGCACTTAAACATACACTTTTAGTCTATGATACATTTGATACTATCGCAAATATGAGTAAGACAAACGCCCTTGCGAAAGAGATTATAGAATCTTGGGCAAATGCAGAGTGGTTTCTCTCAAAGCCGAAATTGCAAGATGAAATCAAACTTGTTGTATTAAAAATCGATGGCGAAACAAATACCGATGACTTAAGTCCTGCAAGTGATGCTTTTACGCGAAGTGATATTCCCTTGCATGCTAAAGCTATGCTAAAAAGCCGCATAGAAAATTATGAATCTCGCATAGAAAACATTAAAAAAATCGCAAAAGATAATAACGCAAGCGTAGTATATGTAGGCGATGTCGTAGGCACTGGAAGCAGTCGAAAGTCTGCTTGTAACTCTATTGTATGGCATTTTGGCAATGAGATTCCTTATGTGCCAAATAAAAAGAGTGGTGGCTTTGTTATAGGTAGTATTATCGCCCCTATTTTCTTTGCGACATGTGAGGATAGCGGCTGTTTGCCTATCATTGCTAATGTGGATTCTTTGAAAGAAGGCGATATTATTACGCTAAAGCCTTATAGTGGTGAGATTCTAAAAGATTCTAAAGTGGTAAGCACATTTAGCTTAAGCCCTGTTACTATCATTGATGAAATACGGGCAGGTGGAAGAATCCCCCTTATCATTGGGAGAGGCTTAACAAATAGGGCAAGAAAGTTTTTAGGCTTAGAAGAATCAAAAGAATTCGCACAAGCAGAAAAACCACAGAAAAGCACAAAAGGCTACACTCTAGCGCAAAAAATGGTAGGCATCGCATGTGGCAAAGATGGAGTAAGACCGGGTGAGTATTGCGAACCAAAAGCAACAACGGTAGGATCTCAAGATACCACCGGTGCGATGACAAGAGATGAAGTAAAAGAGTTAGCAAGTCTTAAATTTAGTGCTGATTTTGTTATGCAAAGCTTCTGTCATACTGCAGCTTATCCAAAACCAGCCGATGTAAGCTTGCAGGCTACTTTACCAGACTTTATGACAAGTCGCGGTGGTGTTGCCTTGCGTCCAAAAGATGGCGTTATTCACTCTTGGCTCAATAGATTCTGTTTGCCAGACACAGTTGGCACAGGTGGAGATTCTCACACTCGCTTTCCTATTGGTATAAGTTTCCCTGCGGGTAGTGGGCTTGTTGCATTTGCCGCGGTTACAGGGTCTATGCCGCTTAATATGCCAGAATCTGTTTTAGTGCGTTTCAAAGGGAAGCTAAATCCGGGCATTACGCTAAGAGATTTAGTGAATGCTATCCCTTATTATGCGATTAAGCAAGGGCTTTTAACCGTGCCAAAACAAAATAAAAAGAATATCTTTAGCGGTAGGATTCTAGAGATTGAAGGGCTTGAAGATATTAAGGTGGAACAAGCATTTGAGCTAAGTGATGCGAGTGCTGAGAGAAGTGCAGCAGCTTGCACCATTACGCTAAATAAAGAGCCTATTATTGAGTATTTGGAATCTAATATTGCCCTTATTGATGCGATGATAAAAGATGGCTATGGCAGTGCAGAAACCTTGAAAAGAAGAGCAGAAAAAATGCGAGAGTGGATTAATAATCCCGTGCTATTAAGAGCGGATAAAGACGCGGAATATGCAGCTGTTATTGAGATTGATTTAAATGAGATTAAAGATCCTATCCTTGCATGTCCTAATGACCCAGATGATGTAGCAACTTTGAGTGAGATTTTAGCTGATCCAAAACGACCAAAAAATATTGATGAAGTCTTTATTGGTAGCTGTATGACAAATATCGGGCATTTCAGGGCGTTTGGTGAGATTATGAAAAATGAAGGGCAAAGTGTTACTAGAACTTGGCTTGTGCCACCGACAAAAATGGATTCTAAGCAGTTAAGCGATGAGGGATATTTCTCTCTCTTTGGTGCGGCGGGTGCTAGGATTGAAGTGCCGGGCTGTAGCCTTTGCATGGGGAATCAAGCCCGTGTAAAGGATAATGCAGTAGTATTCTCTACATCAACCAGAAACTTTGATAACCGCATGGGTAAAGGCGCACAAGTTTATCTAGGCAGTGCAGAGCTAGGGGCAGTATGTGCGAAGCTTGGACGCTTACCAAAACTTGAAGAATATCTACAAATCGTGCCACAAAAACTAGGCGAGAATACAAACAAAGTGTATAAATACTTAGAGTTTGATAAGATAAAAGATTTTGCTTTGTAGGACATTTTGTTGTTTTGAAGTTTTGCGGGGTGTTGCAAGATTGCATACTCTGCCGCAAGGCTTTACATATTATTCTGCATTTTTTTACTATACAAAGTTTTCTAGCGAGATGGGCTTAGAAAGCTTTGTTTGTGAAACCTTTTATTCTTAATAGAATCTAGTTTCTAGCTTACCAACCAAAAAAACTCTAACTTCCAATAAAGTTATAGCTATTTTCAAGCGTTATATTCGTTAAAAACTATGGGAATTCCATTGTTGAAAAATAAGGATATGAAATCTAAATTTGTATAGAGTAGTATAGGATAAAAGGTTGTTGCCGTAATAGGCATATCCATAAACGACAAGTGTTATAACAACTGGGGCTTTATATATTGCATATAAAAACTATACAAGACTAATCTACCAATCTCATGCATGTGAAGCAGTAGATAAAAGATGTATAAATATATCAAACTGCAACCTATCTTGCAAGACATACTATGCCTAAATATCTAGATTCCAACACTAAGGCTCACTTGCAAACAAGCTGTGTATATATCACTTTTTTAGCTCAATGCTAGATTGTGGTTTTTGTGCATCACTTAATAGCTTTACATCTTTATTATTGTTGCTTTTAGATTGTCCAAGGAACATACCTTTCTTCTCAATCA
Proteins encoded:
- a CDS encoding OmpA family protein → MEEKSSHWITISDMMSGIMMIFMMIAIAFMVTLENEKKQLEIQNEKMRDLAENYSNLQQELYKDLMQEFGKDLKKWDAFIDEDTTIRFQKQDILFDVGQKRVKERFQKILDDFFPRYVRILYGEKYRDFIEDIRIEGHTSKDWEGAQSLERRYLGNAELSQERAFQVLKYCFSLPSINDKQEWLIKLLRANGVSFAKPLASDELSRRVEFQASFKANEQIQKILQAGQNKKKDTQKKDRVKS
- the rpsU gene encoding 30S ribosomal protein S21; protein product: MPGIKVKEVETFDEAYRRFKKQADRNLIVTECRSRRFFESATEQRKKRKINAKKKMLKRLYMLRRYESRL
- a CDS encoding adenylosuccinate synthase, whose protein sequence is MADVVVGVQWGDEGKGKVVDRFAKDYDYVVRYQGGHNAGHTIVVNGVKYALHLVPSGILYPQCKNIIANGVVIDLNALLQELKELNKALNPQASDNIRLLENRLFISHKAHVILPYHVMLDNLGENKRTKTIGTTGKGIGPTYADKIARNGIQIGDLLCEEKLRVKLQANFENLAHLNLNLDLESLAKELLDYAKIFAPFITDTTKLLWDSIKQNKKIMLEGAQGSMLDIDHGTYPFVTSSNTSIAGCLSGTGLNTRDIDEVIGITKAYCTRVGNGAFPTELHDETGKLLREKGFEFGTTTGRERRCGWLDLVAIKYAVRLNGCTKLALMKIDVLDGFSSVKVCVGYEYKGEVIDYVPYDLDVKPIYKSFKGWDKTAGLRDFDSLPKEAKEYIAFIESFVDCKVGFISTSPERDDLIVCE
- a CDS encoding ATP phosphoribosyltransferase regulatory subunit, which produces MILEHEIPEGSKLHFGLSAALKRKVENLSVNLFYKHGFEEIVSPTFVYQEHQKSFLNRDVIQLSSEKNHQIAMRNDSTIDVVRIITKRLGRSTTQKKWFYIQPVFSYPTIEHNQIGVECLDESEYLKILELGICIFKELGIKPLLQITNASIAKLCAENTELEYKDFATLNIERLQSIGFLAKLLQVNDVASLKEFLVICPSFLRIEIERLLELCSSSYENLICAPLLPVPVEYYDDLFFRMVLQNFTFLSGGISCIDEVKSCGFGIYTDNVVHYLLKQNKKDI
- the cysK gene encoding cysteine synthase A yields the protein MIAQNVTELIGKTPVIKLNKLSQKFGANIFGKCEFMNPNSSIKDRIAMAMIFDGMKHGTITQNTTIVEATSGNTGVGLAGVCASLGLRLIIVMPSSMSIERRKVMAALGAKIELTAPEKGMKGALERAEELRNTYKNSLSLNQFDNKANVAIHKETTAKEILESFKDTSIDIFVAGVGTGGSLTGIGSVLKEKYKDIHIVAVEPASSPVLSGGVPAPHKIQGIGAGFVPSILDTKIFNEILQVTNEEAFGMARTIASKEGLLVGISSGANVYAAKILAKKYPNANILTMLNDTGERYLSTELFEGGE
- the acnB gene encoding bifunctional aconitate hydratase 2/2-methylisocitrate dehydratase, with the protein product MENFVKEYENNVAERSKEGVPPLALNIAQTKQVIEILKGSDETNKAFCKDLLANRINPGVDDSAKLKAEFLGNIANGTEKCSVINSIEATKLLGTMLGGYNVPYLVKLIESSDSAVAKEAANALKHTLLVYDTFDTIANMSKTNALAKEIIESWANAEWFLSKPKLQDEIKLVVLKIDGETNTDDLSPASDAFTRSDIPLHAKAMLKSRIENYESRIENIKKIAKDNNASVVYVGDVVGTGSSRKSACNSIVWHFGNEIPYVPNKKSGGFVIGSIIAPIFFATCEDSGCLPIIANVDSLKEGDIITLKPYSGEILKDSKVVSTFSLSPVTIIDEIRAGGRIPLIIGRGLTNRARKFLGLEESKEFAQAEKPQKSTKGYTLAQKMVGIACGKDGVRPGEYCEPKATTVGSQDTTGAMTRDEVKELASLKFSADFVMQSFCHTAAYPKPADVSLQATLPDFMTSRGGVALRPKDGVIHSWLNRFCLPDTVGTGGDSHTRFPIGISFPAGSGLVAFAAVTGSMPLNMPESVLVRFKGKLNPGITLRDLVNAIPYYAIKQGLLTVPKQNKKNIFSGRILEIEGLEDIKVEQAFELSDASAERSAAACTITLNKEPIIEYLESNIALIDAMIKDGYGSAETLKRRAEKMREWINNPVLLRADKDAEYAAVIEIDLNEIKDPILACPNDPDDVATLSEILADPKRPKNIDEVFIGSCMTNIGHFRAFGEIMKNEGQSVTRTWLVPPTKMDSKQLSDEGYFSLFGAAGARIEVPGCSLCMGNQARVKDNAVVFSTSTRNFDNRMGKGAQVYLGSAELGAVCAKLGRLPKLEEYLQIVPQKLGENTNKVYKYLEFDKIKDFAL